A genome region from Arachidicoccus soli includes the following:
- a CDS encoding cellulase family glycosylhydrolase, whose protein sequence is MKKELLLIPFLVVIILLIVSCKKAGITNDESKIPTPSLIVSADSLKFSMNGGDDTLHITMNGGRWAAASDQSWCTLSNNSSTSASSKITVTLSANQNMGNRSAKLTFVMDAKTIVNVVVSQLGRTSIYPSYGDSIPPDASGMSSTAVQLAAKFKLGWNIGNSMEATGGETSWGNPLITESYIQFVKQLGFTAIRIPCAWDSHVDNPATAHIDTSWLNRVKQVVGYCVNNGMYVLLNIHWDGGWLENNCTLTKKDSVNAKQKAFWEQIATEMRDFDEHLMFASANEPNTNNDSTQMAVLMSYHQTFVNAVRSTGGRNTYRTLVIQGDYQLINLNGFPSDPTPNRIMYEDHNYTPFQFTTLNGDATWGKMFYYWGAGHHSTIEPDRNATWGEESYQLQYFDLIKSKFIDKGIPVLMGEYGAYRRGGTANVPLDLPTHNASVDYWITYMTQQALAHALKPFFWDTGSILDRKNNTVIDQETINAIMAGAK, encoded by the coding sequence ATGAAAAAAGAATTGCTATTAATACCCTTTTTAGTGGTTATTATACTACTTATTGTTTCTTGTAAAAAGGCAGGAATTACTAATGATGAATCAAAGATTCCTACCCCGAGTCTTATTGTCTCCGCCGATTCTTTGAAATTTTCGATGAACGGAGGGGATGATACATTACATATTACAATGAACGGTGGAAGATGGGCAGCCGCTTCGGACCAGAGTTGGTGTACATTGTCTAATAATAGCTCTACTTCAGCAAGTTCAAAAATAACAGTGACCCTTAGTGCTAATCAGAACATGGGCAATCGCTCCGCCAAGCTTACATTTGTAATGGACGCCAAAACGATTGTCAATGTGGTTGTATCTCAGCTGGGCAGAACAAGTATTTATCCGAGTTATGGTGATTCAATCCCTCCCGATGCTTCCGGAATGAGTAGCACCGCGGTACAACTTGCAGCTAAATTTAAGCTGGGCTGGAATATTGGCAATTCTATGGAAGCAACTGGCGGAGAAACAAGCTGGGGCAACCCTCTTATAACAGAAAGTTATATCCAGTTTGTAAAACAACTTGGATTTACCGCTATTCGTATTCCTTGTGCCTGGGATTCTCATGTGGATAACCCGGCAACAGCACATATTGATACGAGTTGGCTTAATAGAGTTAAACAAGTTGTGGGATATTGTGTAAATAATGGCATGTACGTTCTACTCAATATTCATTGGGATGGAGGTTGGTTAGAAAATAATTGTACTTTGACAAAAAAAGATTCTGTTAATGCTAAACAAAAAGCGTTTTGGGAACAAATAGCAACTGAAATGCGTGATTTTGACGAACATCTGATGTTTGCCAGCGCTAATGAACCAAATACAAATAATGATTCAACACAAATGGCAGTCTTGATGTCCTATCATCAAACTTTTGTAAATGCTGTACGCTCCACAGGAGGACGAAATACGTATAGAACATTGGTTATTCAGGGTGATTATCAGCTTATCAATTTAAATGGTTTCCCTTCAGACCCTACACCTAATAGAATTATGTATGAAGATCATAATTACACGCCATTTCAGTTTACGACTTTAAACGGCGATGCGACTTGGGGCAAAATGTTTTACTATTGGGGCGCAGGGCATCACTCTACGATAGAACCAGATCGCAATGCAACCTGGGGAGAAGAAAGCTATCAACTTCAATATTTTGATTTAATAAAATCAAAATTTATAGACAAGGGTATTCCCGTATTAATGGGTGAATATGGTGCTTACAGACGAGGAGGGACAGCGAATGTTCCATTAGATTTACCAACACATAACGCATCAGTTGATTATTGGATAACATATATGACTCAGCAAGCTTTAGCACATGCACTTAAGCCATTTTTTTGGGATACAGGTAGTATTTTGGACAGAAAAAATAATACCGTTATTGATCAGGAAACAATTAATGCTATTATGGCTGGTGCTAAATAA
- a CDS encoding LacI family DNA-binding transcriptional regulator, which yields MQKEVTIYDIAEKLGVTASTISRGLNNSPRVTKKTRDKIHAAAVEMGYQHNTIASNLRKQQSKTIGVMVPRLNSFFITSVLTGIERVITKEHYDILIMNSAESGMIEVANAKSLLNKRVDGVITSLALTTKNLHHFTPFFERKIPVVFFDRIIQEINCTKIIIDNFNCGYRATTHLISEGYKRIAHITGDLQRNVYNERFLGYKKALKENEIIFSNKLVKICSADKSEIIQTVELLLKQKPDAFFVTNDFSAAVCIHVLHQKGFKIPEDIAVIGFNNDVLGDLITPKLSTVDYPGELMGEIAAAELIDQMRLKNNKENIVDKTILVPAALIIRESTLKLKL from the coding sequence ATGCAAAAAGAAGTCACCATTTACGATATTGCAGAGAAATTAGGCGTTACAGCGTCCACTATAAGCCGGGGCTTAAATAACAGCCCAAGGGTTACAAAAAAAACGCGTGATAAAATTCATGCAGCGGCTGTTGAAATGGGTTATCAGCATAATACCATTGCGAGTAATCTTCGTAAACAACAATCCAAGACAATAGGAGTGATGGTACCAAGATTAAATAGTTTTTTTATTACTTCTGTACTTACAGGAATTGAGCGTGTAATTACAAAAGAACATTATGATATTTTGATTATGAACTCTGCTGAGTCTGGAATGATAGAAGTAGCTAATGCTAAGAGTTTATTGAATAAAAGGGTTGACGGCGTGATTACTTCTTTGGCTTTAACGACTAAAAATCTTCATCACTTTACACCTTTTTTTGAAAGAAAAATACCGGTCGTATTTTTTGACAGAATCATACAAGAAATTAACTGTACAAAAATAATAATAGATAACTTCAATTGCGGCTACAGAGCAACTACACACCTAATTTCAGAAGGCTACAAACGCATTGCACATATAACCGGGGATCTTCAAAGAAATGTTTACAATGAGCGATTTCTGGGTTATAAAAAAGCGCTGAAAGAGAATGAAATAATCTTCTCAAATAAGTTGGTAAAAATCTGTAGCGCTGATAAATCAGAGATTATTCAAACAGTAGAACTATTGCTAAAACAAAAACCGGATGCTTTTTTTGTTACAAACGATTTTTCAGCTGCCGTATGCATTCATGTTTTACATCAAAAAGGATTCAAGATTCCGGAAGACATTGCAGTTATTGGCTTTAATAATGATGTATTGGGGGACTTAATCACACCCAAACTTTCTACCGTGGATTATCCTGGAGAATTGATGGGAGAGATTGCTGCAGCAGAACTAATAGATCAAATGAGACTTAAAAACAATAAAGAGAATATTGTGGATAAGACAATCTTGGTGCCTGCAGCACTAATAATAAGAGAATCAACACTTAAATTAAAGTTATAA
- a CDS encoding GH39 family glycosyl hydrolase produces MQIIKTVLILYIFQVLVSINLIAQRTINIDYNKISGHLNTMFNECVGAGRANEGLRADWQKQLAYVRKECGFRYIRMHGLLSDDMGVYKEDKKGNPQYNYMYVDALIDYLESIGMKPFVELGFMPSALASGNQTIFWWRGNVTPPKDYNKWSDLIKNLVGHFTKRYGAAEVKTWYFEVWNEPNLSPGFWTGTQQDYFNLYKYTAEAIKSVNENYRVGGPATAGASWIPQMINYCKQNNVPIDFISTHSYGVNQGYLDEYGDRGTVLSKDPMSVSGDVIKVHKEIQQSSMPNLELHFTEWSSSYTPADPLHDSYQEAAYVLQKLKQVGNAANSMSYWVFTDIFEEPGPRFTPFHGGFGMLTIQGINKPVFYAYKFLHNLGNIELKNKDSSSWVCKDSLGNIQLLAWDCTRTLPDSMNDQQYYIRDLPAKTKGKLKVHIENIPAGKYALKIYKIGYKSNDAYTTYLSMGAPSQLDRQEVSQIKMQNNGSPMVQEIITIKKNVPFLRELNLCENDVYFLDLIKL; encoded by the coding sequence ATGCAGATCATAAAAACAGTTTTGATATTATACATTTTTCAAGTTTTGGTTTCTATAAATCTAATCGCACAAAGAACAATTAACATCGATTATAATAAAATTTCTGGACACCTCAATACCATGTTTAATGAATGTGTTGGTGCCGGCCGCGCTAATGAAGGCCTGCGCGCAGATTGGCAAAAACAATTAGCGTATGTAAGAAAAGAATGTGGTTTCAGATATATTCGTATGCATGGACTTTTATCTGACGATATGGGCGTTTATAAAGAAGATAAAAAAGGTAATCCTCAATATAACTATATGTACGTTGATGCACTGATTGATTATCTTGAAAGTATTGGGATGAAACCATTTGTTGAGTTGGGATTTATGCCTTCGGCATTAGCAAGTGGTAATCAAACTATCTTTTGGTGGAGGGGAAATGTGACACCACCAAAAGACTATAATAAGTGGAGCGATTTGATAAAAAATCTAGTGGGACATTTTACAAAGCGTTATGGTGCAGCTGAAGTGAAAACCTGGTATTTTGAAGTTTGGAATGAGCCGAATCTTTCACCTGGATTCTGGACAGGTACACAACAAGACTATTTCAATTTGTATAAATATACAGCCGAGGCTATAAAAAGTGTAAATGAAAATTATCGGGTTGGAGGGCCAGCCACCGCTGGCGCCTCCTGGATCCCACAAATGATTAACTATTGTAAACAGAATAATGTGCCTATTGATTTTATTAGTACTCATAGCTATGGAGTGAACCAGGGATATTTGGATGAATACGGAGATAGGGGTACTGTTTTAAGCAAAGACCCGATGAGTGTAAGTGGCGATGTGATTAAAGTGCATAAGGAAATTCAACAATCCTCTATGCCCAATCTGGAATTGCATTTTACCGAATGGAGTTCTTCTTATACTCCTGCAGATCCTTTGCATGATAGTTATCAAGAGGCTGCTTATGTGCTCCAAAAATTAAAACAAGTCGGCAACGCTGCTAATTCAATGTCCTATTGGGTATTTACGGATATTTTTGAAGAACCTGGGCCACGCTTTACACCTTTCCATGGTGGGTTCGGAATGCTAACAATTCAAGGGATTAATAAGCCGGTTTTTTATGCATACAAATTCCTTCATAATTTGGGGAATATTGAATTAAAAAACAAAGATTCCTCCTCCTGGGTTTGCAAAGATTCTTTGGGAAATATTCAATTGCTTGCCTGGGATTGTACGCGCACTCTCCCTGACTCAATGAATGATCAGCAATATTATATCCGTGATTTGCCTGCAAAAACAAAAGGGAAATTAAAAGTCCATATCGAGAACATACCGGCAGGGAAGTACGCACTCAAAATATACAAAATAGGTTATAAATCAAATGATGCTTACACTACCTATTTGTCGATGGGAGCCCCTTCTCAATTAGATAGACAAGAAGTGTCGCAAATAAAAATGCAGAATAATGGTTCGCCGATGGTTCAAGAAATTATTACCATAAAAAAAAATGTACCTTTCTTAAGGGAACTAAACCTTTGTGAAAATGATGTTTATTTTCTTGACCTTATCAAACTTTAA
- a CDS encoding RagB/SusD family nutrient uptake outer membrane protein — MKKYRILIMGVIAMLSFNSCKKFLTTTDTNPVQTSSSYYKTPADAFTALVGCYNGLDLIWNNGGAQAFPVCAEVFSDNCFGGTGASDGFGFQMLDEFNPKVSPSDASIFSGMWKNYYQAIYRCNVLLQNIDRVNWGDSTSLKTQYTAEAKFIRAYCYFDMVRLWEKVPLITTPTLSNVPQTDPALTYAQIMSDLRFGADSLPSKTYSSTQIGRVTRWAAESLLARVYLFYSGYYGKPTIGNETAATALAAVEDVIAHSGHGLVSDFNSLWPAAAIGKKVTYAGSANKEVVFSIKYSSTGGNYNGNVTGNTWMVMEGLREQTVYPYQYGWGACTVDPKLWNIFKSTDARRFASITSIADENLAFTDGSKNREYTGYYLKKYSPISDINGNSIVPNFQSGQYQDYFSIRYSDVLLMAAELGSPNAVSYFNQVHQRSNPNDPPATSVTKADILAERRLEFVGEGIRYYDLLRQGIATAASTIANNTTVSLFTDNGTPPTAAQLQANITATRGFQQIPDDQITLSSGILKQNAGW; from the coding sequence ATGAAAAAATATAGAATTTTAATTATGGGCGTAATAGCCATGCTATCATTCAATTCTTGTAAAAAATTCCTTACAACCACTGATACGAACCCTGTGCAAACCAGTTCATCATATTATAAGACGCCAGCGGATGCTTTCACGGCTTTGGTGGGGTGTTATAATGGATTAGATTTAATTTGGAATAACGGCGGCGCCCAAGCTTTCCCTGTTTGTGCAGAAGTCTTTTCTGATAATTGTTTTGGTGGCACAGGTGCATCTGATGGATTTGGCTTTCAAATGCTGGATGAGTTTAATCCTAAGGTTTCCCCATCAGATGCTTCCATATTTAGCGGTATGTGGAAAAATTATTATCAAGCGATTTATCGTTGTAATGTGTTACTGCAAAATATTGATCGAGTAAACTGGGGTGATAGTACTTCATTAAAAACCCAATACACAGCGGAGGCAAAATTTATTAGGGCTTATTGCTATTTTGACATGGTACGTTTATGGGAAAAAGTTCCGCTCATAACGACACCTACACTTTCTAATGTACCACAAACAGATCCGGCATTAACCTATGCTCAAATCATGAGTGATTTACGCTTTGGTGCCGACAGCCTGCCTTCGAAAACTTATTCTTCAACGCAAATCGGAAGAGTCACCAGATGGGCTGCAGAGTCTCTGTTGGCTCGGGTATATTTATTTTATTCAGGCTATTATGGAAAGCCTACCATAGGTAATGAAACTGCTGCTACTGCATTAGCTGCAGTAGAGGATGTGATTGCACATAGTGGTCATGGATTGGTTAGCGATTTTAATTCATTATGGCCTGCTGCAGCAATTGGCAAGAAGGTAACTTATGCAGGTTCCGCAAATAAAGAAGTGGTATTTTCTATCAAGTATTCTTCTACCGGCGGAAACTATAACGGTAATGTTACGGGTAATACCTGGATGGTTATGGAAGGGTTACGCGAACAAACGGTGTATCCCTATCAGTACGGATGGGGCGCTTGTACCGTGGATCCTAAATTATGGAATATCTTTAAAAGTACCGACGCACGTAGATTTGCTTCAATCACTTCTATTGCAGACGAAAATCTTGCCTTTACCGATGGTTCCAAGAATCGGGAATACACGGGTTATTATCTCAAAAAATACAGTCCTATAAGTGATATCAATGGCAATTCTATAGTGCCTAATTTTCAAAGCGGTCAATACCAGGACTATTTTTCAATCCGCTATTCAGATGTATTGCTGATGGCTGCGGAATTGGGAAGCCCCAATGCGGTAAGTTATTTCAATCAGGTTCATCAGCGTTCAAATCCCAATGATCCTCCTGCAACTTCTGTAACTAAGGCAGACATTTTAGCGGAAAGAAGATTAGAATTTGTGGGAGAGGGCATACGTTATTATGATCTGTTGCGTCAAGGTATCGCTACTGCAGCTTCTACGATTGCAAACAATACAACGGTTTCACTTTTTACTGATAATGGAACGCCACCAACAGCAGCCCAATTACAGGCCAATATTACAGCCACCCGCGGATTCCAACAAATACCTGATGACCAGATTACATTATCATCAGGCATATTAAAGCAAAATGCAGGTTGGTAA
- a CDS encoding glycoside hydrolase family 3 C-terminal domain-containing protein: protein MNSVAIKLMLTFAILFSISNNTSAQNNKDLALEAKISSIIKKMTLKEKIGMLHGNALFSSGGVKRLGIPELTSDDGPLGVREEIKRFDWASANWTTDSATFLPNGSAIAATWNPEMAHKYGIVLGEEANARKKDVMLAPAFNICRMPLCGRTYEYYSEDPFLNAQLAIQAVKGIQSQHVAACIKHFAANNQEVNRNTINAIVDERALREIYFPAFKAAVQQGNAYVVMSAYNKLNGYWCSENNFLLNEVLKKEWGFKGVVMSDWGGTHHTVEAANAGLDIEMGSSGPYNKWFFADTLFTAVKAGKVSEKTIDDKVRRILWVMYHTSMSANHPAGSIATPDHFRDAYDIASESIVLLKNNAHLLPLNNLKIKSIAVIGDNAIRTFASGGYGAGVKAKFEVTALEGIKSRFGKTAEIKFAQGYNANYLASNTDEQNGDYNKPNQQLIDEAVALAKTTNIAIVCIGSNREYESEGHDRKNLELPFGEQALVDAVTAANPNTIIVVMAGAPYDLDKIEKKNHTIVWSWFNGSEAGNALADVLDGVVNPSGRLPFTFPTSLHDSPAFYLDTYPGKNLTTNYKEGILVGYRWYDTKKIKPLYCFGYGLSYTRFAYSKLTINRKEYRAGDKINVNINIKNTGNIAGKEVVQFYVSKINSKVLRPVKELKAFKKVLIEPGQSVNVSLKIDVSNLAYFDDAANKWIIEHGRYKLFAASSSKDIRQMVSFRVEN, encoded by the coding sequence ATGAATTCAGTAGCAATAAAATTGATGTTAACTTTTGCAATCTTATTTTCAATATCAAATAATACATCAGCTCAAAACAATAAAGATCTGGCATTAGAAGCGAAGATTTCTAGTATTATCAAAAAAATGACGCTTAAAGAAAAAATAGGAATGCTGCATGGAAATGCTTTGTTTTCTTCTGGTGGCGTAAAACGTTTAGGTATACCTGAATTAACAAGTGACGATGGACCTCTTGGCGTGCGAGAAGAGATAAAACGTTTTGATTGGGCATCAGCCAATTGGACAACCGATTCAGCTACGTTTCTTCCCAATGGATCGGCAATAGCGGCTACCTGGAACCCCGAGATGGCACACAAATACGGTATTGTTTTGGGCGAAGAAGCGAATGCGCGTAAGAAGGATGTTATGCTTGCCCCCGCTTTTAATATTTGCAGAATGCCGCTTTGCGGACGTACTTATGAATATTATTCAGAAGACCCATTCCTCAATGCACAGCTGGCTATTCAGGCAGTGAAGGGTATACAAAGCCAACACGTAGCTGCTTGTATCAAACATTTTGCTGCAAATAATCAAGAAGTCAATCGAAATACAATTAATGCAATAGTTGATGAAAGGGCATTACGTGAGATTTATTTTCCAGCTTTCAAAGCAGCAGTACAACAAGGGAATGCCTATGTAGTAATGTCGGCCTATAATAAGCTAAATGGTTATTGGTGTTCCGAAAATAATTTCTTACTAAATGAAGTATTAAAAAAGGAGTGGGGCTTTAAGGGTGTTGTAATGTCAGATTGGGGCGGTACCCACCATACAGTTGAGGCTGCAAATGCAGGGCTCGATATAGAGATGGGATCCAGCGGCCCTTACAATAAATGGTTCTTCGCCGACACTTTATTTACCGCTGTTAAAGCCGGTAAAGTTTCTGAAAAAACAATCGACGATAAAGTAAGAAGGATATTGTGGGTGATGTACCATACATCCATGAGTGCAAATCATCCTGCAGGAAGTATTGCGACACCAGACCACTTTAGAGATGCCTATGATATTGCATCTGAGTCTATTGTTCTGTTAAAAAATAATGCACATTTATTGCCTTTAAATAACTTAAAGATTAAAAGTATTGCTGTAATTGGCGATAATGCTATACGTACTTTTGCATCTGGTGGTTATGGTGCTGGTGTAAAAGCTAAATTTGAAGTTACTGCATTGGAAGGAATTAAATCTCGATTTGGCAAAACGGCTGAAATAAAATTTGCACAAGGTTATAATGCGAATTATCTGGCAAGTAATACAGACGAACAAAATGGAGATTATAATAAACCCAACCAACAATTAATTGATGAAGCAGTAGCACTTGCAAAAACAACCAATATTGCGATTGTTTGTATTGGCTCAAATCGAGAATATGAAAGTGAAGGTCATGACAGAAAGAATCTTGAGTTGCCCTTTGGTGAACAGGCTTTGGTAGATGCGGTCACTGCTGCAAATCCAAATACGATTATTGTAGTAATGGCTGGTGCACCTTATGATTTAGACAAAATTGAAAAGAAAAATCATACAATAGTTTGGTCCTGGTTCAATGGTTCCGAAGCTGGCAATGCGTTGGCAGATGTATTAGATGGAGTCGTTAATCCTTCGGGAAGATTGCCTTTTACCTTTCCAACATCTTTGCATGATTCACCTGCTTTTTATTTAGATACTTATCCGGGAAAGAATCTTACTACAAACTATAAAGAAGGTATTTTGGTGGGTTATCGCTGGTATGATACTAAAAAGATTAAGCCTTTATATTGTTTCGGTTATGGACTATCTTATACACGTTTTGCTTATTCAAAATTGACCATTAATAGAAAAGAATACAGAGCAGGAGATAAAATAAACGTAAACATAAACATTAAAAACACAGGCAATATAGCAGGAAAAGAAGTTGTACAGTTCTATGTAAGCAAAATAAATTCAAAGGTATTGAGACCTGTGAAAGAACTGAAAGCATTCAAAAAGGTTTTAATTGAACCAGGTCAATCCGTAAATGTATCATTAAAAATTGACGTCAGTAATCTTGCTTATTTTGATGATGCTGCTAATAAATGGATCATAGAACATGGTAGATACAAACTTTTTGCAGCATCATCATCAAAAGACATTCGGCAAATGGTCTCTTTCAGAGTGGAAAATTAA